One genomic window of Meles meles chromosome 3, mMelMel3.1 paternal haplotype, whole genome shotgun sequence includes the following:
- the F2RL2 gene encoding proteinase-activated receptor 3: MKALIFIAAGVMLLSPTFCQSGAENDVRILAKPTLPIKTFRGDPFNSFEDFPLSAIEGWTGTTTPVKIKCPEESMSHLRVNNATMGYLGSSLSTKLIPAIYILVFAVGTPANAVTLWMLFFRTRSICMTIFYTSLAVADFLFCVTLPFKIAYHLNGNNWVFGEVMCRATTVIFYGNMYCSILLLACISISRYLAIVHPFTYRALPKRTYAFVTCGLVWAMVFLYLLPFLILKQEYYLVQQDITTCHDVHNTCESSSPFQLYYFVSLAVFGFLIPFAVVIYCYTAIIRRLNTYDDRWLCYVKASLLVLVIFTICFAPSNVILIIHHANYYYNNTDGLYFVYLIALCLGSLNSCLDPLLYFLMSKIIDHSTVYLTMVKSS; encoded by the exons ATGAAAGCCCTCATCTTTATTGCTGCTGGAGTAATGCTCCTGTCGCCCACTTTTTGTCAAAGCG GCGCAGAGAATGATGTACGCATCTTGGCAAAACCAACCTTACCTATTAAGACCTTCCGTGGGGACCCCTTCAATTCTTTTGAAGACTTCCCCCTTTCTGCCATAGAAGGCTGGACAGGAACTACCACACCTGTAAAAATTAAGTGCCCTGAAGAAAGCATGTCCCATCTTCGTGTGAATAATGCTACCATGGGGTACCTGGGCAGCTCCTTAAGTACCAAACTGATTCCTGCCATCTACATCCTGGTGTTTGCAGTAGGTACGCCGGCCAATGCTGTGACCCTGTGGATGCTCTTCTTCAGGACCAGATCTATCTGTATGACCATCTTCTACACCAGCCTGGCCGTTGCAGACTTTCTCTTCTGTGTCACGCTCCCTTTTAAGATAGCTTACCATCTCAATGGCAACAACTGGGTGTTCGGAGAGGTCATGTGCCGGGCCACCACGGTCATCTTCTATGGCAACATGTACTGCTCCATTCTGCTCCTTGCCTGCATTAGCATCAGCCGCTACCTAGCCATCGTTCATCCTTTTACTTACCGAGCGCTGCCCAAGCGCACCTATGCCTTCGTAACGTGTGGATTGGTGTGGGCAATGGTTTTCTTATACCTGCTGCCATTTCTCATCCTAAAACAGGAGTATTACCTTGTCCAGCAGGACATCACCACTTGCCATGATGTCCACAACACATGCGAGTCTTCATCTCCCTTCCAACTCTACTACTTCGTCTCCTTGGCAGTCTTTGGATTCTTAATTCCCTTTGCGGTTGTTATCTACTGCTACACAGCCATCATTCGGAGGCTTAATACATATGATGACAGATGGTTGTGCTATGTTAAGGCGAGTCTCCTCGTTCTTGTGATTTTTACCATTTGCTTTGCTCCGAGCAATGTCATACTTATTATTCACCATGCCAACTACTACTACAACAACACGGATGGCTTATATTTTGTCTATCTCATAGCTTTGTGCCTTGGGAGCCTCAATAGTTGCCTAGATCCACTCCTTTATTTTCTCATGTCAAAAATCATAGATCACTCCACTGTTTACCTTACGATGGTGAAATCGTCGTAG